The Kineothrix sp. MB12-C1 genome includes a window with the following:
- a CDS encoding GerMN domain-containing protein, which translates to MKKKFIFLLMMFCLLFVMTSCGGEEVVDKSRIYKLYGVNKDETKIISKEYIVNTTEQSGLIEELLAKLSDTPEKLEYKPPLAGEYKLLNYSVEEGQLILNLDEHYKELPVTTEVLVRAAIVRTMTQVKGIDYVSFYVNDVPLTDNDGNVLLTMSADMFIDNAGSEINSHEKATLRLYFANKEGNKLIGASRKLVYNTNISMEKLIVEQLISGPSEQMKNEIYPTINPDTKVISATIKDGICYVNLSEQFLTTTSNVTSEVTIYSLANSLVELPNVNKVQIAVDGETNLMFRENISLVMPFERNLDIVTTAE; encoded by the coding sequence ATGAAGAAAAAGTTCATATTTTTGCTTATGATGTTTTGTCTGCTCTTCGTAATGACGTCCTGCGGAGGGGAAGAAGTGGTGGATAAAAGTAGGATTTATAAGCTATATGGGGTTAACAAGGATGAGACAAAGATTATTTCCAAGGAATATATTGTAAATACTACGGAGCAAAGTGGTTTGATTGAGGAGTTGTTGGCGAAACTTTCCGATACTCCGGAAAAGCTGGAATATAAGCCGCCATTGGCAGGAGAATATAAGCTGCTTAACTATTCGGTAGAAGAAGGACAGCTTATTCTTAATCTCGATGAACATTACAAAGAGTTGCCCGTTACGACAGAAGTTCTAGTACGTGCGGCAATTGTACGGACGATGACTCAGGTGAAAGGAATCGATTATGTTTCCTTTTATGTTAACGATGTTCCTCTTACGGATAATGACGGCAATGTGCTCTTAACAATGTCGGCGGATATGTTCATCGATAATGCGGGCAGCGAGATCAACTCTCATGAAAAGGCTACCCTTCGGCTTTATTTCGCGAATAAGGAGGGGAATAAACTGATCGGGGCAAGCAGAAAGCTCGTTTATAACACTAATATTTCTATGGAAAAACTCATTGTAGAGCAGTTGATTTCCGGTCCCAGTGAACAGATGAAGAATGAAATTTATCCTACTATAAATCCGGATACGAAAGTAATAAGCGCTACGATTAAAGACGGTATTTGTTATGTGAATCTAAGCGAACAATTTCTAACTACTACGAGCAATGTAACATCGGAGGTTACCATATATTCGTTAGCTAATTCTCTTGTGGAGCTGCCCAATGTCAATAAGGTACAGATTGCAGTGGATGGAGAGACGAATCTTATGTTTCGGGAAAATATAAGTCTTGTTATGCCGTTTGAACGAAATCTGGATATTGTAACGACAGCCGAGTAA
- a CDS encoding DMT family transporter, which produces MIGFFIALISGALMSIQGVFNTQVTKSSGIWVANAFVQFTALLVCLAAWLITDRSSFASLLKVEPKYMLLGGAIGAFITYTVIKSMDMLGPARAVMLIVVAQLIVAYAIELLGWFGVDKQPLEMRKVIGMLITIAGIITFKWK; this is translated from the coding sequence ATGATTGGATTTTTTATTGCTCTTATTTCCGGCGCCCTAATGAGTATACAGGGCGTTTTTAATACTCAAGTGACCAAAAGCTCGGGGATTTGGGTGGCGAATGCCTTTGTGCAGTTCACTGCACTTCTCGTCTGCCTTGCGGCATGGCTCATAACAGACCGTTCCTCCTTCGCCTCGTTGCTTAAGGTAGAACCGAAGTATATGTTATTAGGTGGAGCCATTGGAGCCTTCATCACCTATACTGTTATTAAAAGTATGGATATGCTTGGACCTGCCAGAGCGGTAATGCTTATTGTCGTGGCTCAGCTTATTGTGGCATATGCAATAGAGTTGCTCGGCTGGTTCGGTGTGGATAAGCAGCCTCTTGAAATGCGCAAGGTGATAGGAATGCTTATCACAATTGCCGGAATTATTACTTTTAAGTGGAAATAG
- a CDS encoding helix-hairpin-helix domain-containing protein: MEDKALYVNKKVKSRKKNKLGNIRTFIILSLFLLSLCSCGSTEAVLLESDELVYEKADENEPESELLQEVTEQTEVISLFVHICGAVQSPGVYELTEGSRIFDAVEAAGGFRQDAYENYVNMALPLKDGWKIVIPTIEESEALLNEGAVGGAEPKPVITSEKEGIYEGETAAGTVTDDGRVGLVNINTASKEELCTLPGIGMSRADSILSYRESHNGFTSLEDIMQVEGIKEGMFSKLKDKICIE, from the coding sequence ATGGAAGATAAAGCCTTATATGTAAATAAAAAAGTGAAATCACGTAAAAAGAATAAGCTGGGGAATATCCGGACGTTTATCATTCTATCTCTATTTTTACTCAGCTTATGTTCTTGCGGCAGTACGGAAGCGGTTCTTCTCGAATCGGATGAATTGGTCTATGAGAAAGCGGATGAGAATGAGCCGGAATCGGAGCTATTACAGGAAGTGACGGAACAGACGGAAGTTATCAGTCTGTTCGTACATATATGCGGAGCGGTTCAAAGTCCTGGTGTCTATGAGCTTACGGAAGGAAGCCGTATCTTCGATGCGGTGGAAGCTGCCGGGGGCTTTCGGCAAGATGCTTATGAGAACTATGTGAATATGGCACTGCCGCTTAAGGATGGATGGAAGATTGTGATTCCTACCATAGAAGAAAGCGAAGCTTTATTAAATGAAGGGGCGGTGGGCGGTGCGGAACCAAAGCCCGTTATTACTTCGGAAAAAGAAGGGATTTATGAAGGCGAAACGGCAGCAGGTACAGTAACAGACGATGGTCGCGTCGGCCTTGTGAATATTAATACGGCTTCTAAGGAAGAGTTATGTACGCTCCCCGGAATTGGAATGAGCAGAGCTGACAGTATCTTGTCCTATAGGGAAAGTCATAACGGATTCACAAGTCTTGAAGACATTATGCAAGTGGAAGGAATCAAAGAAGGAATGTTCTCGAAGCTAAAGGATAAAATCTGCATCGAGTAA
- a CDS encoding sensor histidine kinase, producing MEIRVENMLKQFKILKSLKARIFIIVFLIGMIPSMIIRYAILENYEDRAVNLRMSDVQNQLKIIANHLITYNYLHDTSSEVINAELEQLSNLYDGRVIIINSNLKVIKDTYAIGEGKTIITEEVIKCLKEGKGVSNYDKENGYIEMTTPIIEAKADEQSEEGNKKKDTVRGVMLTGVSTDNIMTTIDILSRKAMIMEILMLFIIFVIAFMLSKVLIRPFDRVTKAISEVKEGFTDEPVSVSDYLETEHIVDAFNQLVNRMKVLDNSRQEFVSNVSHELKTPITSMKVLADALLSQENVPEELYREFLVDIAEEIDREDKIINDLLALVKMDKKVSALNISVVDINALTEIILKRLRPIARKRDIEVIFESKRPVVAEVDEVKLTLVITNLVENAIKYNHEQGWVKVILDADYQFFTLEIMDSGIGIPEDSLEQIYERFYRVDKSHSREIGGTGLGLSIARNAVLMHRGSIKAFSVEGEGTTFTVKLPLNYVTA from the coding sequence ATGGAAATTAGAGTTGAAAATATGTTGAAGCAATTTAAAATTCTTAAGAGTCTTAAGGCACGGATCTTTATTATCGTTTTCCTGATCGGTATGATTCCGAGTATGATTATTCGGTATGCCATATTAGAGAACTATGAAGACCGTGCTGTCAATTTGCGTATGTCCGATGTGCAGAATCAGTTGAAGATTATTGCGAATCATCTGATTACATACAATTATCTGCACGATACCTCTTCTGAAGTAATTAACGCGGAGTTAGAGCAATTATCCAATCTTTACGATGGCCGTGTTATCATTATTAATTCCAATCTGAAAGTTATTAAAGATACTTATGCCATAGGTGAGGGCAAAACAATTATTACCGAGGAGGTAATAAAGTGCCTGAAAGAAGGAAAAGGTGTATCCAACTATGATAAGGAGAATGGCTATATAGAAATGACTACTCCGATTATAGAGGCTAAGGCGGATGAGCAGTCAGAGGAAGGAAATAAGAAAAAAGATACGGTAAGGGGCGTTATGTTGACGGGAGTATCCACGGATAACATTATGACGACGATAGATATTCTGAGCCGTAAGGCAATGATTATGGAAATTCTCATGTTGTTTATTATCTTCGTCATCGCTTTTATGCTTTCCAAGGTGCTTATCAGGCCCTTCGACAGGGTAACGAAGGCCATTAGCGAAGTGAAGGAAGGGTTTACGGACGAGCCGGTTTCTGTCTCTGATTACTTGGAAACAGAGCATATCGTAGATGCATTTAATCAGTTGGTCAATCGGATGAAAGTATTAGACAATTCTAGGCAAGAGTTCGTATCCAACGTCTCCCATGAGTTAAAAACACCGATTACCTCCATGAAAGTATTGGCGGACGCCCTGTTGTCGCAGGAAAATGTACCGGAGGAGCTGTATCGGGAATTCCTGGTGGATATTGCGGAAGAAATCGATAGAGAGGATAAGATCATTAACGATCTGCTCGCTCTTGTGAAAATGGATAAAAAGGTATCGGCATTAAATATAAGTGTAGTGGATATCAATGCGTTAACGGAGATTATCTTGAAGCGCTTGCGCCCGATTGCGAGAAAGCGCGATATCGAGGTTATCTTCGAAAGCAAACGCCCGGTAGTGGCGGAAGTGGATGAGGTGAAGTTGACGCTCGTTATTACCAACCTGGTGGAAAATGCGATTAAATATAATCATGAGCAAGGCTGGGTTAAGGTTATTTTAGATGCGGATTATCAATTCTTTACCTTGGAAATTATGGATTCAGGTATTGGTATTCCGGAAGATTCCCTGGAACAGATTTATGAGCGTTTCTATCGGGTGGATAAATCTCATTCGAGGGAAATCGGCGGAACCGGGCTTGGACTTTCCATTGCCAGGAATGCGGTATTGATGCATAGAGGATCGATTAAAGCATTCAGTGTGGAGGGGGAAGGTACTACTTTTACGGTGAAGCTGCCGCTTAATTACGTCACAGCTTAA
- a CDS encoding sugar ABC transporter substrate-binding protein, translated as MSLKKRLFGAAALLLAAAAIIGIGFSGKTISKEMEESIFTRRSETLYFWYTDEALTDYLHSAAVAYNKEHNVRVMPVLASGLEYLEQINKESIQSDHIPDLYITSNDSLEKAFLAGLAAPVDEGKWDKIKEGYPDAARLAVTYKGRVIGYPFYFETSSLLYNKTYLEEFAKLQIEAEKDALEAQEAMADLEENGPEDEAQETELSEGDMPDLTEEISGTEEVDQETQTKIDERVKENLPRTIDDILSFANEYDAPEQVEAVFKWDVTDIFYNYFFAGNYMIVGGSSGDSVENMNIYNQDAIDCLKVYQDLNQFFSIDTQEISYEGIINDFIEGKIVYTVATTDAVAKLEEAKKNGSFQYDYSIAPVPDINESLLTRSLSVTNCVVVNGYSDKREIAADFARFLTYEYTDTLYSRTGKVASRYGVDYGNINLQEFVNEYEVSVPMPKMIETSNFWVELEIAFAQIWDGADVNDRLRELSEQIMTQVTGSPYSETIIEEEEEEVEEVEYLDEEALKQEAQGSNGENGENLN; from the coding sequence ATGAGTCTTAAGAAAAGACTTTTTGGGGCTGCAGCGCTTCTTCTGGCAGCAGCAGCTATAATTGGGATTGGTTTTTCAGGGAAAACAATAAGCAAAGAGATGGAGGAATCCATATTTACAAGGCGTAGTGAAACGCTTTATTTTTGGTATACGGATGAAGCGCTGACGGATTATTTGCATAGCGCGGCGGTTGCTTATAATAAAGAACATAACGTGCGTGTTATGCCGGTGCTCGCTTCGGGATTGGAATATTTAGAACAAATTAATAAAGAATCCATTCAGTCGGATCATATTCCGGACCTGTATATTACGAGTAATGACTCTTTGGAAAAGGCTTTCTTAGCGGGACTTGCTGCTCCTGTAGATGAGGGAAAATGGGATAAAATTAAGGAAGGCTATCCCGATGCTGCAAGGCTTGCAGTTACTTATAAGGGAAGAGTCATCGGTTATCCTTTTTACTTCGAGACAAGCTCTCTCCTATATAATAAGACATATTTAGAGGAGTTTGCTAAGTTACAGATAGAAGCGGAAAAGGATGCGTTAGAAGCCCAGGAAGCTATGGCCGATCTGGAAGAGAATGGGCCGGAAGATGAGGCGCAAGAAACGGAACTTTCCGAAGGGGATATGCCGGATCTTACGGAGGAAATATCCGGGACAGAAGAGGTGGATCAGGAAACGCAGACGAAGATCGATGAGAGAGTAAAGGAGAACCTCCCTAGAACAATCGATGATATCTTGAGCTTTGCTAATGAATACGATGCTCCTGAGCAAGTGGAGGCGGTATTTAAATGGGATGTAACAGACATTTTTTATAACTACTTTTTTGCCGGAAATTATATGATAGTAGGCGGATCGTCGGGCGATAGCGTAGAGAATATGAATATTTACAATCAGGACGCCATCGATTGTTTGAAGGTCTATCAGGATCTGAATCAGTTTTTCTCTATCGATACGCAGGAAATCAGTTATGAAGGTATTATTAATGATTTTATTGAAGGGAAAATAGTTTATACAGTGGCAACCACCGATGCGGTGGCGAAGCTGGAAGAGGCGAAGAAAAACGGCAGCTTCCAATATGATTACAGCATAGCTCCTGTACCGGATATTAATGAAAGTCTGCTAACCAGATCCCTTTCCGTAACGAACTGTGTAGTAGTGAACGGTTATTCCGATAAGCGGGAAATCGCGGCGGACTTTGCCAGGTTTCTGACCTATGAATATACCGATACCTTGTATAGCAGGACCGGAAAGGTGGCTTCGCGCTATGGTGTTGATTACGGTAATATTAACCTGCAGGAATTTGTCAACGAATACGAAGTGTCCGTTCCTATGCCTAAGATGATAGAGACGAGTAATTTCTGGGTGGAGCTTGAGATTGCATTTGCACAGATTTGGGATGGTGCAGATGTGAATGACAGGTTGCGGGAACTCTCGGAACAGATTATGACACAGGTTACCGGAAGTCCTTACTCCGAAACTATCATAGAGGAAGAGGAAGAAGAGGTAGAAGAAGTGGAGTATTTGGATGAGGAGGCGTTGAAACAGGAGGCGCAGGGCAGCAACGGCGAAAACGGGGAGAATTTAAATTAA
- a CDS encoding response regulator transcription factor, giving the protein MSKRVLVVDDEKLIVKGIRFSLEQDGMEVDCAYDGEEALSFAKGREYDIILLDVMLPKLTGFEVCQQIREFSSVPIVMLTAKGDDMDKILGLEYGADDYITKPFNILEVKARIRAIMRRTVKKEKTAEASKMIESKDVKLDCEGRRVYISGKEINLTAKEFEVLELLMTNPNKVYSREGLLKIVWGADYPGDVRTVDVHIRRLREKIEVNPSEPKYVHTKWGVGYYYA; this is encoded by the coding sequence ATGAGTAAAAGGGTATTAGTTGTAGACGATGAGAAATTAATAGTGAAGGGTATCCGGTTTAGTCTGGAACAGGACGGTATGGAGGTAGACTGCGCCTATGATGGAGAAGAAGCGCTTTCCTTTGCGAAGGGTAGGGAATATGATATTATCCTTCTGGATGTAATGCTTCCTAAGCTCACCGGTTTCGAAGTGTGCCAGCAGATTCGGGAATTTTCCAGTGTTCCTATCGTTATGCTCACGGCAAAGGGTGATGATATGGATAAGATTCTGGGGTTGGAATACGGTGCTGACGATTACATTACCAAGCCCTTTAATATTCTGGAAGTTAAGGCTAGAATCCGGGCGATTATGCGACGGACAGTGAAAAAAGAGAAGACAGCCGAGGCTTCTAAGATGATAGAGAGCAAGGATGTGAAGCTGGATTGTGAGGGAAGAAGAGTATATATCTCCGGGAAAGAAATTAACCTGACAGCAAAAGAGTTCGAGGTATTAGAGCTTCTTATGACCAATCCCAATAAGGTATACAGTAGGGAAGGACTTCTTAAAATTGTGTGGGGAGCAGATTATCCCGGTGATGTCCGTACAGTAGATGTTCATATCCGAAGACTTCGCGAAAAGATAGAGGTAAATCCGAGTGAGCCTAAATATGTGCATACCAAGTGGGGAGTAGGGTATTATTATGCGTGA